Proteins from a single region of Schistocerca gregaria isolate iqSchGreg1 chromosome 3, iqSchGreg1.2, whole genome shotgun sequence:
- the LOC126355032 gene encoding trypsin alpha-3-like gives MLKWTLALCLLAAVCSAAPSWKSRRVRADPGGRIVGGEAVDITQYPWTAAVVYGGEDVCGGSVLSVRWVLTAAHCLTGTTTSYGARVGSSARGTGGSVFDAYTVVYHSSYSEDTADYDIGVVDILAEIPFNDRTQPVNLATSEPAAGTLVTATGWGALWYNGPAAEQLQAVTTSIVDRASCAASYASLGLDITERMICAGDPEGGKDACSGDSGGPLVEGSTQYGVVSWGHECARADYPGVYANVAALRSWISETTGV, from the exons ATGCTGAAGTGGACACTCGCCCTGTGCCTGCTGGCTGCCGTCTGCAGCGCCGCGCCTTCCTGGAAGTCGCGAAGAGTGCGAGCCGACCCCGGCGGCCGTATAGTGGGCGGCGAGGCGGTGGACATCACCCAGTACCCGTGGACGGCCGCTGTCGTGTACGGCGGCGAGGACGTGTGCGGCGGCTCCGTCCTCAGCGTCAGGTGGGTGTTGACGGCGGCGCACTGCCTCACCGGCACCACCACCTCGTACGGAGCCCGGGTCGGCAGCTCGGCGCGCGGCACCGGCGGCAGCGTGTTTGACGCCTACACAGTGGTCTACCACTCCAGCTACAGCGAAGACACGGCGGACTACGACATCGGTGTTGTCGACATCTTGGCCGAGATTCCTTTTAACGACAGAACCCAG CCTGTCAACCTAGCGACGTCGGAGCCGGCAGCCGGCACGCTGGTGACCGCCACAGGGTGGGGCGCGCTCTGGTACAATGGGCCGGCCGCTGAACAGCTGCAGGCCGTCACGACTTCCATCGTGGACAGAGCCTCGTGCGCCGCCAGTTACGCGAGCCTCGGTCTCGACATCACGGAGCGCATGATCTGCGCCGGCGATCCAGAGGGCGGCAAGGACGCGTGCTCTGGCGACAGCGGCGGACCCCTGGTGGAGGGGTCCACTCAGTACGGCGTCGTTTCCTGGGGCCACGAATGCGCTCGCGCCGACTACCCGGGCGTCTACGCCAATGTCGCTGCTCTGCGCTCCTGGATCAGCGAAACAACAGGCGTGTAG